The proteins below come from a single Saccharopolyspora sp. SCSIO 74807 genomic window:
- a CDS encoding AbgT family transporter, with amino-acid sequence MAETAASPKPSRLDRALAALERVGNKLPQPFLLFALLFLVVAIVSTVVAAAGVTVQIPGAAQPTPVRAALSGPGLAFLLTEMPGNFIGFPPLETVVTIMLAVGLAERAGLLTAMIRAAFGRAPRWVLPYAVGFVGISSSVMADSAMIVIPPLAALVFKAAGRHPVAGLLGGFAASGAGYSTAPVVTSLDALFSGISNKVAGVLPDPGTTVTPVSNFYFNLVSSVALALLAGFLIDRVIEPRMVRSGVPREESESAADAEQSTADSAISASLTGSERRGLRWAGVAALVTTGLVLALVLWPGSAMRNESGAFLPESPLLDSVTTLIFVAFLVPGIAFGIPARTITTPGDVPKLMGGVLRDMTGFLVLAFMLGQFIALFNWTNLGSALAVGGADLLRVLGLAGYPAFLGFMVLASVLNLFIISGSSLWTLMASVFVPMFVLLGFEPGFAQAAFRVGDSATQIMTPLNPYMIIILGYLRRYEPSAGLGTLVARMTPFVVPFWLLWALILTVFYFADLPLGPGMGIHL; translated from the coding sequence GGCTGGATCGCGCACTAGCTGCCCTGGAACGGGTGGGCAACAAGCTGCCCCAGCCGTTCCTGCTGTTCGCGCTGCTGTTCCTGGTCGTCGCCATTGTGTCCACAGTGGTCGCGGCGGCCGGTGTCACGGTGCAGATCCCCGGCGCCGCGCAGCCGACTCCGGTTCGGGCGGCGCTGTCCGGACCGGGGCTGGCCTTCCTGCTCACCGAGATGCCCGGCAACTTCATCGGGTTTCCGCCGCTGGAGACGGTGGTCACGATCATGCTGGCGGTGGGGCTGGCGGAGCGGGCCGGGCTGCTGACCGCCATGATCCGGGCCGCGTTCGGGCGAGCGCCGCGCTGGGTGCTGCCCTACGCGGTGGGCTTCGTCGGCATCAGCTCCAGCGTGATGGCCGACTCCGCGATGATCGTCATCCCGCCGCTGGCGGCGCTGGTGTTCAAAGCCGCGGGCAGGCATCCGGTGGCCGGGCTGCTCGGCGGGTTCGCCGCGTCCGGCGCGGGATACTCCACCGCTCCGGTGGTGACCAGTTTGGACGCGCTGTTCTCCGGGATCAGCAACAAGGTCGCCGGGGTGCTGCCGGATCCGGGCACGACGGTGACGCCGGTGTCGAACTTCTACTTCAACCTCGTGTCGTCGGTGGCGCTGGCGTTGCTGGCGGGTTTCCTCATCGACCGCGTCATCGAGCCGCGCATGGTGCGCAGCGGTGTGCCCCGGGAGGAATCGGAGTCCGCCGCGGACGCAGAGCAGTCCACAGCGGACAGTGCGATTTCGGCTTCGCTGACCGGTTCGGAACGGCGTGGGTTGCGCTGGGCCGGAGTGGCGGCGCTGGTCACCACCGGGCTGGTGCTCGCGCTGGTGCTGTGGCCGGGTTCGGCGATGCGCAACGAATCCGGCGCGTTCCTGCCGGAATCGCCGCTGCTCGACTCGGTCACCACGCTGATCTTCGTGGCGTTCCTGGTGCCCGGCATCGCCTTCGGGATCCCGGCTCGGACGATCACCACGCCCGGTGACGTGCCGAAGCTGATGGGCGGCGTGCTGCGGGACATGACCGGATTCCTGGTGCTGGCGTTCATGCTCGGGCAGTTCATCGCGCTGTTCAACTGGACGAACCTGGGTTCCGCGCTGGCCGTCGGCGGCGCCGACCTGCTGCGCGTGCTGGGCCTGGCCGGCTATCCCGCGTTCCTCGGCTTCATGGTGCTGGCCTCGGTGCTGAACCTGTTCATCATCTCCGGATCCAGCCTGTGGACGCTGATGGCCTCGGTGTTCGTGCCGATGTTCGTGCTGCTGGGTTTCGAGCCGGGGTTCGCGCAGGCCGCGTTCCGGGTGGGCGACTCGGCCACCCAGATCATGACTCCGCTGAACCCCTACATGATCATTATCTTGGGTTACCTGCGGCGTTACGAGCCGTCCGCGGGACTCGGCACCCTGGTGGCGCGGATGACGCCGTTCGTGGTGCCGTTCTGGTTGCTGTGGGCGCTGATCCTGACCGTGTTCTACTTCGCCGACCTGCCACTCGGACCCGGCATGGGCATCCACCTGTGA